The following proteins are encoded in a genomic region of Primulina huaijiensis isolate GDHJ02 chromosome 3, ASM1229523v2, whole genome shotgun sequence:
- the LOC140973214 gene encoding CBL-interacting serine/threonine-protein kinase 3-like, with product MKQSNVGRRIGKYEIGKTIGQGSFAKVKLAKNCETGQSVALKIINKDMVLKHKMTEQIKREIATMKLIKHPNVIRLYEVMASKTKIFIIMEYVTGGELFDKIATHGKMQEDEARKYFQQLINAVDYCHSRGVFHRDLKPENLLLDTAGNLKVSDFGLSALSQQIRDDGLLHTTCGTPNYVAPEVLNDRGYDGATADLWSCGVILFVLLAGYLPFNDSNLSKLYSKISSANFTCPSRFSSGAIKLITRILEPNPEKRITISEILEDKWFKKDYKASVFDETENMNLDVDEVFSKNSEEYLEKEKNEEQPAAMNAFELISMSKGLNLKNLFDIEQKFMRETRFTSKRPANEIIKKIEQAVKPLGFDVHKKSYKMSLQNIKSGRKGNLNVATEVFQVAPSFHMVEVKKAKGDTLEFHKFYKNLSTSLEDVVWKTDEDIQETG from the exons ATGAAGCAATCCAACGTTGGGCGCAGAATTGGTAAGTATGAGATTGGAAAGACAATCGGCCAGGGTTCGTTTGCAAAAGTGAAACTTGCTAAGAACTGCGAGACTGGACAATCCGTGGCTCTAAAGATTATTAATAAGGATATGGTCCTCAAACACAAAATGACTGAACAG ATTAAACGGGAGATAGCAACGATGAAGTTGATAAAACATCCCAACGTTATTCGTTTATATGAG GTTATGGCGAGCAAGACCAAGATATTCATTATTATGGAATATGTCACAGGAGGGGAGCTCTTTGATAAAATT GCAACTCATGGCAAGATGCAAGAAGATGAagctagaaaatattttcagcagCTCATTAATGCTGTTGATTATTGCCACAGTAGAGGAGTCTTTCACCGAGACCTCAAG CCGGAGAACTTACTACTGGATACTGCAGGAAACCTCAAAGTTTCCGATTTTGGACTAAGTGCTCTATCCCAGCAAATCAGG GATGATGGTTTGTTGCACACAACATGCGGAACTCCAAATTATGTTGCTCCCGag GTTCTCAATGATCGAGGCTATGATGGAGCAACTGCAGACTTGTGGTCTTGTGGAGTCATACTCTTTGTATTGCTTGCAGGTTACTTGCCTTTCAACGATAGTAATCTATCGAAACTATATTCAAAA ATATCTTCTGCAAACTTCACTTGTCCTTCCAGGTTTTCCAGTGGTGCCATCAAATTAATCACTCGGATTCTCGAACCAAATCCTGAGAAA CGAATTACTATCTCCGAAATTCTGGAAGATAAGTGGTTTAAGAAAGATTACAAAGCATCAGTTTTTGATGAGACGGAAAATATGAACTTGGATGTTGATGAAGTTTTTTCGAAGAATTCTGAA GAATATctagaaaaagagaaaaatgagGAGCAACCAGCTGCTATGAATGCCTTTGAGTTAATTTCCATGTCAAAAGGCCTCAATCTTAAGAATCTATTTGATATAGAGCAG AAATTCATGAGGGAAACGAGGTTCACTTCTAAACGTCCAGCCAATGAGATAATCAAGAAAATCGAACAAGCTGTTAAACCTCTTGGCTTTGATGTTCACAAGAAGAGTTATAAG ATGAGccttcaaaatataaaatctgGAAGAAAAGGCAACCTTAATGTCGCCACTGAG GTATTTCAAGTTGCCCCTTCTTTCCACATGGTTGAGGTAAAAAAGGCAAAAGGAGATACTTTGGAGTTCCACAAG TTTTATAAAAATCTGTCGACCAGTCTTGAGGATGTAGTTTGGAAAACCGATGAGGACATTCAAGAAACAGGTTAG
- the LOC140973215 gene encoding probable serine/threonine-protein kinase PBL3 isoform X2 has protein sequence MIQMLGTVLGPKDTISCKLNYDSAVSVNDQPISSNLKSFTLDDLRNATRNFSSDCLIGEGGFGYVFKGWIHEYTLAPSKPGIGMVVAVKKLKAQSFQGHKEWLTELNFLGKLHHENLVKLIGYCLESENRHLVYEFMPKGSLENHLFKRGVQPMAWAVRMQIAVDIALGLTFLHSLDTNVIYRDLKPSNILIDSEFHAKLSDFGLARKGPTGDGSHVSTRVVGTLGYAAPEYLAIGHLSPRSDVYSFGVVLLQLLSGKRAQGDVTIGGSLVDWAKPFIGDSRQFSRVMDTRLRGEYHKKSAQAASSLALRCLNNDPQDRPSMAEVLFELQQVKAIQRSPLGTMDHRIKES, from the exons ATGATTCAGATGCTGGGCACGGTTTTG GGTCCAAAGGATACAATCTCGTGCAAGCTCAACTATGATTCTGCGGTATCAGTAAATGATCAACCCATATCCAGCAACCTGAAATCATTTACCCTCGATGATTTAAGAAATGCAACGAGAAACTTCTCCTCCGACTGTCTCATTGGAGAGGGAGGTTTTGGCTATGTGTTCAAAGGATGGATCCATGAGTACACTCTGGCTCCAAGCAAACCAGGAATCGGGATGGTTGTGGCTGTCAAAAAACTCAAGGCACAAAGTTTTCAAGGGCACAAGGAATGGCTT ACTGAGCTTAACTTTTTAGGGAAGCTTCACCATGAAAATCTGGTGAAGCTGATCGGGTACTGCTTGGAATCCGAGAACAGGCATTTAGTTTATGAATTCATGCCAAAAGGAAGCTTGGAGAACCATTTGTTTAAAA GAGGGGTACAGCCAATGGCTTGGGCTGTGCGAATGCAAATTGCAGTTGACATTGCATTAGGATTGACATTCTTGCATAGTTTAGACACCAATGTGATATACCGGGACTTGAAGCCCTCTAACATACTAATTGATTCG GAATTTCATGCAAAGCTTTCAGATTTTGGCCTTGCACGAAAGGGTCCCACTGGCGATGGAAGTCATGTTTCAACCAGAGTTGTTGGTACATTAGGCTATGCTGCACCAGAATATTTGGCTATAG GCCATTTGTCTCCCAGGAGTGATGTTTACAGTTTTGGGGTTGTTTTGCTACAGCTGCTATCAGGTAAACGAGCACAGGGCGATGTGACCATTGGAGGTTCCTTGGTAGATTGGGCTAAGCCATTTATAGGTGATTCGAGGCAATTTTCAAGAGTCATGGATACAAGGTTAAGGGGTGAGTATCACAAAAAGAGTGCACAGGCTGCATCTTCCCTTGCATTACGGTGCCTGAACAATGACCCTCAGGATAGGCCTTCGATGGCTGAGGTTCTATTCGAGCTCCAACAAGTTAAAGCTATACAAAGATCACCATTAGGCACGATGGATCATCGAATTAAGgagagttga
- the LOC140973215 gene encoding probable serine/threonine-protein kinase PBL3 isoform X1 has translation MGICFGSAAQIDDSDAGHGFGSRIAVAHGHAKQGPKDTISCKLNYDSAVSVNDQPISSNLKSFTLDDLRNATRNFSSDCLIGEGGFGYVFKGWIHEYTLAPSKPGIGMVVAVKKLKAQSFQGHKEWLTELNFLGKLHHENLVKLIGYCLESENRHLVYEFMPKGSLENHLFKRGVQPMAWAVRMQIAVDIALGLTFLHSLDTNVIYRDLKPSNILIDSEFHAKLSDFGLARKGPTGDGSHVSTRVVGTLGYAAPEYLAIGHLSPRSDVYSFGVVLLQLLSGKRAQGDVTIGGSLVDWAKPFIGDSRQFSRVMDTRLRGEYHKKSAQAASSLALRCLNNDPQDRPSMAEVLFELQQVKAIQRSPLGTMDHRIKES, from the exons ATGGGGATTTGCTTCGGAAGCGCTGCTCAGATCGATGATTCAGATGCTGGGCACGGTTTTG gATCAAGGATAGCCGTAGCTCATGGCCATGCAAAACAGGGTCCAAAGGATACAATCTCGTGCAAGCTCAACTATGATTCTGCGGTATCAGTAAATGATCAACCCATATCCAGCAACCTGAAATCATTTACCCTCGATGATTTAAGAAATGCAACGAGAAACTTCTCCTCCGACTGTCTCATTGGAGAGGGAGGTTTTGGCTATGTGTTCAAAGGATGGATCCATGAGTACACTCTGGCTCCAAGCAAACCAGGAATCGGGATGGTTGTGGCTGTCAAAAAACTCAAGGCACAAAGTTTTCAAGGGCACAAGGAATGGCTT ACTGAGCTTAACTTTTTAGGGAAGCTTCACCATGAAAATCTGGTGAAGCTGATCGGGTACTGCTTGGAATCCGAGAACAGGCATTTAGTTTATGAATTCATGCCAAAAGGAAGCTTGGAGAACCATTTGTTTAAAA GAGGGGTACAGCCAATGGCTTGGGCTGTGCGAATGCAAATTGCAGTTGACATTGCATTAGGATTGACATTCTTGCATAGTTTAGACACCAATGTGATATACCGGGACTTGAAGCCCTCTAACATACTAATTGATTCG GAATTTCATGCAAAGCTTTCAGATTTTGGCCTTGCACGAAAGGGTCCCACTGGCGATGGAAGTCATGTTTCAACCAGAGTTGTTGGTACATTAGGCTATGCTGCACCAGAATATTTGGCTATAG GCCATTTGTCTCCCAGGAGTGATGTTTACAGTTTTGGGGTTGTTTTGCTACAGCTGCTATCAGGTAAACGAGCACAGGGCGATGTGACCATTGGAGGTTCCTTGGTAGATTGGGCTAAGCCATTTATAGGTGATTCGAGGCAATTTTCAAGAGTCATGGATACAAGGTTAAGGGGTGAGTATCACAAAAAGAGTGCACAGGCTGCATCTTCCCTTGCATTACGGTGCCTGAACAATGACCCTCAGGATAGGCCTTCGATGGCTGAGGTTCTATTCGAGCTCCAACAAGTTAAAGCTATACAAAGATCACCATTAGGCACGATGGATCATCGAATTAAGgagagttga
- the LOC140973213 gene encoding uncharacterized protein, with product MAPAPHKRKSLPLLLMLLLVSLSMLFIFSLSPSNPKPQIQPLLRQNPIPNLNPNQNFTFIIKVLTFDRLASLSRCLISLSKAHYDINDKVHLHIFVDHFRQDSSNGSLDLDQKLNLSRKILDFVDGFDWSFGEKLVHYRTANAGLQAQWIESWWPTSDHEFAFVVEDDLEVSPLYYRFLKVVFMNYYYNASNFSPSIYGASLQRPRFVPGKHGNKIQLDDGTCIFLYQLVGTWGQLLFPRPWKEFRLWYDTHKSKNMKPFLEGMVTTGWYKKLGEKIWTPWFIKFIQSHGYFNIYTNFLHERALSISHRDTGVNYRKTAGPDSYLVDENSSDFSMSKLFPLNDLKWYDFCFRKVLTNRIVDNSRNLGPILQSVQNNNSVILVNLYRVHEAVIRNMLCHFEKLNVRNYVFVGPMSHVLLDLARRGHPVIDASHYSDVINLAKSITFQDSTAELIKEIIVSAYVTRKSLDLGYSTWVLEGNTLPRTGDSFYDSFGRGKDVFIGKTTGLLYVRSSSLTLKIWADDFVYKIVSLLDASLKDSVTHGSIMLDVVEKLLEHQRIKFDDVDAMHLGLSLGIVHANSTTSFRKENKFLYWSSETKLDIIQRQLEHLDLWVVDGDFSCVGVFCHPS from the exons ATGGCGCCTGCTCCCCACAAGCGCAAATCGCTCCCGCTACTGCTCATGCTCCTCCTCGTTTCCCTCTCGATGTTATTCATCTTCTCTCTGTCCCCCTCAAATCCCAAGCCCCAAATCCAGCCCCTGCTGCGTCAAAACCCAATCCCAAACCTGAACCCGAACCAGAACTTCACCTTCATCATCAAAGTCCTCACCTTCGACCGTCTGGCGTCCCTCTCCCGCTGCCTCATCTCTCTCTCCAAAGCCCACTACGATATCAACGATAAAGTTCATCTACACATATTCGTCGATCATTTTCGGCAAGATTCCTCTAATGGGTCGTTGGATTTAGACCAAAAATTGAATCTATCCAGGAAGATTCTCGATTTTGTTGATGGGTTTGATTGGAGTTTTGGAGAGAAGTTGGTGCATTATCGAACTGCAAATGCTGGGCTTCAGGCGCAATGGATTGAGTCCTGGTGGCCCACCTCGGATCACGAGTTTGCCTTTGTTGTTGAAGATGATCTGGAGGTTTCGCCACTCTATTATAG GTTTCTTAAGGTCGTGTTTATGAATTATTACTACAATGCCTCCAATTTCAGTCCTTCGATTTACGGGGCATCTCTGCAGCGGCCTAGGTTTGTGCCAG GTAAACATGGAAACAAAATACAATTGGATGATGGAACTTGTATTTTCTTGTATCAGTTGGTTGGCACTTGGGGCCAGCTTCTGTTCCCAAGACCTTGGAAAGAATTCCGCCTGTGGTATGACACACATAAATCAAAAAACATGAAACCGTTCTTGGAGGGAATG GTGACAACCGGCTGGTACAAAAAGTTAGGAGAGAAAATTTGGACTCCCTGGTTCATTAAATTTATCCAGTCTCACGGGTACTTCaatatttatacaaattttCTTCATGAGAGAGCACTGAGCATCTCTCATAGGGATACAGGTGTCAATTATCGGAAAACAGCGGGCCCAGATTCTTACTTGGTGGATGAAAATTCTAGTGATTTTAGCATGTCGAAGCTATTTCCTCTGAATGATCTAAAGTGGTATGATTTCTGCTTTAGAAAGGTGCTTACTAATAGAATTGTGGATAATTCGCGTAATCTTGGGCCTATCCTTCAATCTGTTCAAAACAATAACTCTGTTATACTAGTAAATCTATATAGAGTACACGAGGCAGTTATCAGGAATATGCTCTGCCACTTTGAGAAGCTGAATGTTCGAAATTATGTATTCGTTGGCCCAATGTCTCATGTCTTGCTAGATCTTGCAAGAAGGGGTCATCCAGTGATTGATGCAAGCCACTATTCTGATGTTATCAACCTTGCCAAGTCTATCACATTTCAGGATTCAACTGCCGAACTTATCAAAGAGATTATAGTGAGTGCTTATGTGACTAGAAAGAGTTTGGATCTTGGTTATAGTACCTGGGTGCTGGAAGGAAATACGCTTCCTCGTACCGGTGACTCATTTTACGATTCTTTTGGCCGCGGAAAGGATGTTTTTATTGGTAAGACCACTGGACTTCTTTATGTCCGGAGCTCATCCTTGACTTTGAAGATTTGGGCTGACGATTTCGTGTACAAGATTGTTTCGCTGCTTGATGCATCATTAAAGGACTCGGTGACTCATGGCAGCATTATGTTAGATGTGGTCGAGAAATTACTGGAGCATCAGAGAATCAAGTTTGATGACGTTGATGCAATGCACCTTGGCTTGAGTTTAGGAATTGTTCATGCCAACTCAACCACGTCATTTaggaaagaaaataaatttttatactgGTCTTCTGAAACAAAGTTGGATATAATACAAAGGCAACTTGAACATTTAGATCTGTGGGTCGTTGATGGCGATTTTTCTTGCGTTGGCGTTTTTTGTCACCCATCATAG